TATCGACGCGGTCTTGTGCTTCGTCGGATAAAATATAATCCATGTGAACGAAGATGCGTTTGGTGTGACGTTGGGGATGGAGGGGTTGGTTGGCGTTTTGGGAAAGCTGCTGCCAAAAGGTATCGATGAGAACTTCTAAGTTGGGTTGAACGAAGGCAATATCTTCTAAGACGGGAATGAGTTCCCGCAAGCGATCGCTAGAAAGGGAAAGTTCGGTCGGGGGTTCTGTGGCAACGGTATTGGTGGTGGGTAAGGTTGGCAGTTGTGCGTGGGGGAGAAGGCGAAAGTGACCGCGTTTGGCTTGTTCCAGCCATCCCAAGCTAACCAGTTGTTTTAAGTCTTGGCGAATGGAACGGTGAACGGTGGCGAAAGGACGTTCTTGCAGGTAGGTGTCTAATTCTTGGTTGGTAAAGCCGGTGAGATGGATAATTTGCTGTTTCCATTCGTCGGAGATGGTGCCTAGTAGGTTTTGGCTGGTTTGCTGGCAAATACAACGGCTTTTACGACAGTGGCGAATGAGTTTTTCGGTGGGGAGTTGGTCGCTTTTGCTGTGGGTGGCGGCGTACAAGCGATCGCGCAGTTGGGGATAGGAAAAGGGGTCTGGCAGTTCCCCTTGCCAGTTGTTTTCGCCATACAGTTTTTTCAGCAGTACCCACAATCGTAGCGATCGCAGGAAGCGGTTGGCAAGCTGACCGGCTGATAGCCACTGCAAAACATCTGGTGTTGGCGGGTAGGGAAATGCGCTTTCCATATTGAAGTACCCAATTCAAAGCTTTTCCATGGTAGCATATGGAATTTGTAGTTGCGGCAGGGCGATCGTCTTGTTTTGGTTAGCGATTGTAAAAAAACAGAAAAATTTTCTTGATATGATAGGTTGACACTGCAATCAAAGTAATTTATTGTACAAAAGTATAGTTATGGGAAATCTCTATGAGAGATTAGTTTCAACAATGTTTATTAAGTAAAGGCATTTTTGAATATCTGTTAAAATGGTTATTTTTTAACATGTTATGTCTAATAAATCACCAATAAATAATAGAAAAAAGTTCTTTCATAAGCTTTTAGCAGTTACGTTTAGAAAATTTGTTAACTTTCTTGGTTACGCAGGATTGATATTCATATTTTATGGAACTATATCTACTGTTACAGGAGAACAGTGGAGTTGGTTTGAAAAATATGTAGATTTTTTATCTTCTTTGCTAACTATATTAGGAACTTTAATAACAGCTTCCTCGATATATCTATATACTCCTACCGTACATGAACCTGAAATATTTAGTAAATGGATTTCAGCACCAGTTGCGATAATACTTTCAATAACTGCTATAATAGTGTTGTTTATCAAAGGACAATTACCTAGCTCTATTGTAAATGGTTTTGCCTTATTGGGACTGGCAGGAGGTTTATTCAGAATTCAAAAACCTCCAGAGAGTTATTAGTTTGCATCTTATGAATAATTTTCAAGACAATATTTTTTTAATAATTTTTGTGATGCAGGAATATAATGCATTACGTTCAGAAATGAAGCAGTCCATCGCTAATCGAAACTTGGTAGCTCTTTTTGGTTTTTTAAGTTTAACCATTATGTCCTATATCGGAGTATATTCTATAATTAATGGGTTTCAAGATATATCTTTCATGGTTTTTTCAGTTTTCTTACCTGCAATTGGAATAATTATATTAAGTATTTGGCTTGGAGAAGCAGAAAGAGTTACTCGACTAGGGATATATTTATACAAATTAGAAGCAAGAATTAATTTACTTTTACATAAGAGCAAAACTAATAAATTGATTCTCAATTGGGAAAACTGGTTGAGGGGTGATTCAAATACCAGTCAACAACAATCAAACAATCAATTTTTGTATCCATACTATGCCATAGTTTTATTATTTTTAGCAATTCCTAGCTTATTAAGTTTCTTATCTATAACATACATAGATTTAGAAGTGGAATATAAAATTACCGTTAGTATATTAAATTTTTTTATGTATGTTATATATACAAGATGGTTTGTTAACAGAGCTAAAAATCTCGAATTAAGATATAAAAAATAAAGGTTTTCATTTCTTTTTAAAGATAGAAATTATTAGGTTGTGTTGACATTCTGAAAACGGACTCGATAAATTACAACGGAAGCGACTTTGAACAAGGATATGCCTTCAGTTGAACTTCAACAGCAACAATGGCAACGAGTCGTCAAGCAACTGCGAGCCCTGCCCGGCGTCTATGTGGGTCGAGAGAGTGATTATCGTCGTTTTGTAGAGGCGGTTTTGTGGATTGACAAAACGGGAGCGCAGTGGCGCGAACTGCCTGCTTATTATGGGAATTGGAACAGCATTTTCAAGCGCTTCAACCGTTGGAGTAAGAAAGGCATTTGGCAGCAGTTAAGCTATGCTGTGGCCGATCTGTTTGACTTGGAAAATCTTGCCATTGATAGCACTGTCATCCGCGCCCATCCTTGTGCTGCGGGTGCAAAAGGGGGACCTCACAACAAGGATTAGGTCGTAGTCGAGGTGGCTTTAGTAGTAAGCTCCACGCCAGCACGGAAGGGTTGGGCAATCCCTTGAAATTACGAGTCACTGGAGGCGAGCGACACGATATTACTCAAGCGGTTGCCCTACTGGAAGGCTACACAGCTGAGGCCGTTTTAGCCGATCAAGCTTACGATTCCCAGACTTTAGTGGCGTGGTTAGAACAACAGGGCATGGAAGCTGTGATTCCGTCCCGTAAAAACCGTCGAATACCTCGCGAATATGACCACCATCGCTATGGTGAACGCCATTTGGTAGAGTGTTTTTTCAATACACTTAAGCGCTTCCGACGGATTTTTACTCGCTATGACAAACTACTGCGGAATTATTTAAGTTTTGCTTATATTGGAATCATGCATATTTGGATCAGGTAAAATGTCAACACGTCCTAAACTTCAGCGATCGCAGGAAGCGGTTGGCAAGCTGACCGGCTGACAGCCACTGCAAAACATCTGGTGTTGGCGGGTAGGGAAATGCGCTTTCCATATTGAAGTACCCAATTCAAAA
This window of the Geitlerinema sp. PCC 9228 genome carries:
- a CDS encoding TIGR03985 family CRISPR-associated protein; protein product: MESAFPYPPTPDVLQWLSAGQLANRFLRSLRLWVLLKKLYGENNWQGELPDPFSYPQLRDRLYAATHSKSDQLPTEKLIRHCRKSRCICQQTSQNLLGTISDEWKQQIIHLTGFTNQELDTYLQERPFATVHRSIRQDLKQLVSLGWLEQAKRGHFRLLPHAQLPTLPTTNTVATEPPTELSLSSDRLRELIPVLEDIAFVQPNLEVLIDTFWQQLSQNANQPLHPQRHTKRIFVHMDYILSDEAQDRVDTYQEQLEQLWRTAEGGVIQFSYWIAKTNKQANIITYPVCLHYLRRAKYLSAYGLDPQGSLHWHNYRLDRISSKSLTVLPWGDPQIPQPLKRMRRRGELPQPEYVRQELQNAWGFNFYHPKAFLIMRFPADFARWYVDDTVRHPTFVKVDYQDLPELIAKNIRNSQEQETVQNILRQRSSQDVYYCAWIRTNDINVLMRLRDWRPNGEAIAPLSIRKQMKAEAMAELSHYEK